In Tursiops truncatus isolate mTurTru1 chromosome 10, mTurTru1.mat.Y, whole genome shotgun sequence, the sequence CAGTACCATCCGGCAAAGTGAAGGGTCTTGGGGCCCTGCCAGATCCCACTAGGAGCAGTACCTCCACAGAGAGCACACTCCCAGGCTTGTGCCGGAATGGTGCGGTGGGGTCCTCGGGGTTGAGCGGCTGCAGAGTGGGGTCGGCCTCATAGGAGAAGGGTGTGGGGTTCAGTGTTGCAAAGTCAAAGACCAGGTTTTCAAGGATGAATTCCACACGGACCCAGGGGTCCTCAGGCAGGCCTGGGAGGGCCGGCGTGCGGCACGTGATGAGCTGGGAGGAGTTCACGTGGCAAGGCTCCTCAAActagggcagagggagggaggacagggagGGCCTGCTGAGGGTGCACAAGGGGGGCGTCCAGCAAAGATGGGGACATAGCCTCCACTGGTACCCGCCACCCACAGCTGtctaggggtgggggagggatgagggGCAAGGTGGGCGATGGCTAGCCCAGTGCAGGCAGGGGATGCCCTTGGGGCTCCTACGTGCAGGCCGCCACAGGAGGCTCCGGGGGAGCACGCCGTCTCTGGGATCACGCGGTGCCTCCACCCAAGCCCCTGGCCTGGTCCTGGCGCTCTCGTGGCCACAGTCACTCGGATTCTTGGTGTCTGCACCACGTCCAAATTCTGGCCACGGACCCATATCTCACGTCCTCCACTGAAAACACAGCCCATGAGCCACTTATGGCTTATGTGAACAAGGCTTTAAAGCACAGCCCAGTCCCTGATGTTAGGTCAGCTCCAACCCAAAGCCCCAcggcccctctccccaccagcaGCATAGGAGTCGAAGCCCCCCACATAGAGCCCTACAAACCCCCATATACTGGAGCTGCAAAGACCTCCCAATCGCATGCCATGCAGCCCTGCCCTCGGCCCAGCACCTGAGGAAGCTCTTGGCGGGGCCAGCAGAGGTGACATTGGGATCTGATGTGTACTCGAACTGGCTGTGATGAAGCCTCCGCTCAGCAGCCCCAAACCACACAGCCACGGGGAGTGTGGCAGGCGTGGGGTGTGGGCTGGTCTCACACCGCAGTTGCTCCGCCTGCTGCTCCAGCAGcctgagaagggagggagaagtggCAGGCAGGCCCGACTGGGCCAGAGGGGcacaggaaggggaaaggggtgatTCCAGGACACGGGACCCACTCGGGCCACAGCTCACTTCCCCCTTCAGTGCTGATTGCAGTCTCCACAAGTGACCCTGGAGGCTGCACTCCCAAGAAAGCCCCAGCTTCGAGAGGGGCTGGCCACTTTTTGATGGAGCAGACTTGGCCCTCTCCCCATTTCTGCTCTCCCTAGTATCCCACCCCTCCATCTTCTCCCCGGAGCTCAAGGATTTTTGCAGAATGAGGAAGCGTCCCTCACAGGTGACAAGGCTGGTCTCCAACTACCACTCGGATGTCCTCCAGCCGCCCGGTCAGAAGCTTGGAGCCATGCAGGGTGAGGTTGGTGCCCCCGGCTCTGGGGCCTCGGGCCGGGAAGATGGAATGCACCTTTGGGTCCTGtgggaaggggacagggagaAACAGACAGGCATCAGGCCAAGaacagggaggcagggggagcagacaaggaggccctggggtggggagccCCAGGGAGGCGAACCAATGGGCTGGGAGGAGCCACCTAAGGGGGTGGCCCATGGGTAGCTGGTGGGGACTCAACAGTCAGGCACCTGGTAGGCAAAGTCATGCTCTGAGACGCCGCGTCCTCTTCCTGGCACCTCCACCATCACAGCGCCTGCCACCTCCTCCCCGCTGGCCCCAGTGATACACACAAGGCTGTGGGCACAGGGCAAGCTGGGGTGCTGGGCCACACTAAGGGCCCTTCAAACTGACCCGgccgccccctccctgccccactacATCACGTGTTCTCCCTGGCTCCCAAGATTGACAGAGATCCTCTTGCTTTGGAAGGAATTCCTTAATGACTCACCAGGAGGCTTTGGCCTCTGAGAATTAATATCTGTGGTTCAATCATTCAAGTCCACTCCCAGAGGCCCCTGACAAGgagaatttctctctctgtggGGCACCAGCCCTGGTAAGGCTGGTGGCAGAGGTGGGTTGCTGAGCTAATGAGTGGGCCTAACCAGCCACCATCACCGTGGGCACAGCACCAGTTACAAGGTGGTGGAAACTTGATTTCCTCATGAAAAAACGTTCCCGAAAGCCTCTAGTCAGGTCTGGGGATGGACGTGAAGGGAAAGTGAGCAATCTAAGAAATGCTGGTTCTTAGCCAGGAAACAGAAGCTTGGGGCAAATTAATCTCCAGAATGTGAAGCCTGCAGTGGTTCGACTCTTTGTGACATTGTCACGGTCACTGCAAACACCCCGAGAAAACAGAACAAGCGAAGTGTGAACTACCCGGGAGAGGCTTCAGCTGGAATGTATTTTAATCACTTTATAAATCGGTTCAGAAAGTACTTTAGTCTCACGGTTCTAGAATCATTAACACTCACCTAAAGTTCTCAGTCATAATACATTCAGGGGGAAACAACATGCTCTAGCAGAGTCTTGTTGAAAATAAGACTGCAGGgtacttgcctggtggtgcagtggttaagaatccgcctgccaatgccggggacatgggttcaagccctcgtccgggaagatcccacatgccacagagcaactaagcctgtactgagcctgcactctagagcccgcatgccacaactactgaagcccacgcgcctagagcccaagctccgcaacaagagaagccaccgcaatgagaagcccgcgcaccgcaacaaagagtagcccccgctcgccgcaactagagaaagcctgcacgtagcaataaagacccaacacagccaaaaataaataaataaatacattttttaaaagaaagaaaataagactgTGGGACCCCAACACGGGCCTACAGATCCAGACCTCTGCAGGAAGTGGAGGGAGGTGGTCTAAGGACCTGCTCTGGGGGGTTTTGAACCAACTCTCCAGGTAACCCTGACATTCGGCAGGTTGGAGACCTGCTGCTTGTGGATGTCTCCTTCGCTGTGTTCTGCGTGTGCACATTTGGGACCCTGCAACTGCCAGCCTTGTAAGCCACAAGCCCTGGGAAAGTGGGAGGGGTCCCAGGGACTGGACAGAGGGGCCTGACACTCAGCAGGTGTGTCATAAGTCTATCCCCGTGAGGAGCCTGCCCAGGGCAGTGCTTGGGGAAGAAGGGTCAGCAGGTGGGAAGGTCAGCCGCAGAGCACAGCTGTCTGGGATCCAAGGAGCCTGCTACCACAACTATGCCCGTGGTCACTTGGAAAGCCGGGTGAGCACACCTAGGCAGTGCCAGGAAGCAGAGCTGCCTGTCAGCTCTGAGCAGTGACTAGACCCAGGCCAGAAACCTGCAGGTCTGTGCACAAAGCCAAGGCCTTGATAGTAACCCCAGCCCTGAGACACTGTGATCAGAAccaaggaaagggggagggggagggcagacGAGTAGTGGGTGGATGGCCCTAAGCAGGAAAGCCAGCTGTGAAGCCCGCGGGGTGCCCCCTGCTCCTGTCAGTCCAGCCCACTCACCTGCTGGACACCTCGTACTCCTGAGCGTCCACAGCACAGGGCACTCCAGCCACCCTGACCGTGTCCTGCACGTCCTGCACGTGTTGGCCCAGGTTGGAGCCCCTGATGGTGACACGGGTGCCTCCGTCTACAGGCCCAGTCAGTGGCTCCACCTGTTCCAGGACAAGGATGGCTCACCTCCACGCACCTGTTGACCTTTGGCAGCCTGGAGAGACAGCCCCAGCCTCCCACCTTTTGGGACACTGAACCCATAGCACCCCGAACCCCTTGAAGGGATGCTCCAGCATTTCAACACACCGAGTGGATGAGGGGTGCTGGGCACTGGGTGACCACAGCCTCAGCCTCGCCACAGGCCTCCTGGGCCACGCAGCGTGGATGCTTCCCCTTGCACCACACACAGCCGTATTGGGGCATGGCAGTTTGGCAGCGGCTGCAGTCCTCGTGTCCCACGGAACAATCATACAGCACCACTGGGGGCGGAGAGACGAATGTGAGAGGCAGGCCAGGAAGAGCCCTGTTGCCACCAGCCAGTCCCAGCAGCCCCGGGTCACTCACCGTGCAGCCCATCCACACTGTCCACACGCAGATGGCCAGCCCGACGCAGAAACAGCCCCACGCGGAGCTCTGGCTGTAGAGCCTCATAGCTGAGCTGGAGAAATGGGAGTGGGGTCAGAGCCCAGGGTTAGGGGAGGCGTCAGGCCTGGGGAGACGGTGGTCAGAGAAAGGACCAAAATGACTCATGGGAACACAAAGCCAGAGGCCAGAGCTGGGATACAGGACCCCATGGGGCAcaaggtcagaggtcagagcTGGGGTACTAGGACTCCCTCGGGGTCACTCAGTCAGAGAATGGGCTGGGATGAGTGCGGTGCAGCCAGCTAAGCTTGGTAGCCAGCCTGTGGCTAGTGCGCCCTTGCCCACCCAGGACTCGGGATCTGTACCTGGTGCTGCTGGCAGGTGACATGGCACCGGGTATCTGGAGGCAGCTCGCATTCGACCCGGGCCTCAACCACCACCTCGTGGCCCTCCAGCTCCATCACACACTCATGGTCGCCTGGGCTGTCCTGGGGACAGAGGACACAGCTACGGGGGCAGCTTCAGAAGCCAGGCCTGGTGAGCCCCACAGAGCCCCAGCACAGTCCCCGGGTTGGGACTGAGACCTGAGGCCgtgccctcccctgctccccaggaCTCGCGCATAGTTTGCCAACAGCCAAGGAGGCCACAGCAACAGCTGCCAAGAGGACACACTCACCTGGAAGAGGCGCAGGTTCCTGCCCAGCAGTCGCACTTCTCGCTGCACGTGGACCGGCATCAGGCTGGAGCCCTGCACACTCTCCACACAAGGGCAGGAGCCTGCCCCCAAGGTCATCTCCTCCTGCAGGCACCAAGCGCCAGGCAGTCTATGGAGCCCACCTGCCGCCTCATCCCTTTCCCAGGCACAACCCCGGGGCCAGGCCAGCGTGAGGCAGCGGacgcccccctcccctccatccttcccctGCAGAATCGCAAGGTGGCCAAGAGGCTGCATCTGTCCCGATCCCCTCCCCTGAGGCCTCCTTCCTGGGCCGGGTCTCACCAGCTCCCAGAGCCCAGGGGTGTCGTACTGGTAGTCAAGGCTGGACAGGAGGATGAGGGGGGCGGGAGGGCCCTCGTGCTCAGCAGAGTCTCCATCACCTGAGAGGAGGGTGGAAGTGGAGAAGGCGGGCGTGTCACCCCCTGTCCACTCATCCGCCTCGGGCAGCTCGCCGCCTTCTCTCATGAGCCAGTCCAGAGCAGGCTTCGTGGAGCCAGCGGCCCCTGGGAAAGTGGTGGCGGGAGCCGTGCTGGGGGGCTGGTCCAGGGGTACCGCAGAAGGGAGAGCCTCGGGGCCAGGCTCTGCAAGGGCGGGGGGCAGTGCTGCTGCATCTGAGGGCGATGGGTGGGAGGCCAAGAGGTCCTCGGCGGTGGCCATGGGTCCGAAGGCTGTAGGGGCAGGGACAGCGGTTCCAGGCCTCtggcgggggctgggaggaggaggggcctcGTGGAGAGGTGAGCCCGTGGAAGCCGAGGCAGGTGTGGGGCCGGGACCTGCCCACGGCCCCCGGGGGCTGAGCAGGGAAGGCCTGGCCCCGGGGGGGACATCCAAGGCTGTGGCTGTGGAAGGAGTGTCCACAGGAAGGGCGTCAGGAGTCAGGGCGACCgtggccctgggggctgtgggtgggaaggaggtgggtGCGTCTCttgcaggaggggctggggagaggggcgggCTCTGAAGggggaggcagagaaagacaggaaGGGCCACTCAGCAGGCAGGTGCGGGAGCGGGCAGCAGGCAGGCAAAGGGTGTGTTAAGAGAAAAGGAgaccaaggaaaagagaaacaaaaacagcccATTAATTctccagaggggaaggggagggcgcGCTCTAGGGGCGTCTATGGCATCTGTGCCAAGGTGGGGCACGAGGCCAGACCTCCCCTCCTCTCAGCTACAAACGTCCTCTCCCGAAACAGGTGGGACGTTGACAGCCGTCCTCCAGTGAGTCCGTCACACACAGCAGCTCAGGTGCTCACGACAGAGCACCCGGGGCAGGCAGACACACAGACCCCAGGCCATGAGAGAAACCCTCACAATGGGGAGCCCGAACCCCCCCTGGGGCCCGGTCAGGAGTTGGGCTCACCTGTCGGCTGACCACCATGGGCCCAGCATCACATAAGGCCTTGTGCGTGCACAGGTGCTGCCAGACGCACCAGTTACACCCCCAGAGGCTTCTCACGCAGGCCTGGCACCTGCACAGAGCACAGCCATGGGGTGCGGATCGCCACAGGgcagcccaggggctgggggtcggGGTGAGGAACTCACTGTGCAGACGGGCGGAGCAAGGTGACGGCCATGCAGTCATAGAAGGAGAGGGAAGCCTCGGCAATCACGACGGTGCCAAACCTGAGCTCCAGGCTCACGGAGACGTGGTCTGCAGAGGGAGGAGCGAGCTGGGCTGAGGAGCAGGAAGGGGCACTCAGACCCCGAGCTGACGTCCCAGACCACACAGGGTGGGTTTAGCACTCTGACCAGGAAGGGGTGCCCAGGGTCGGGAACACAGTCCACAGAGTAGAAAACAGGGACTTTAGGGATTGGGGACCAGAGGGGACCTCAGAGAAAGGCATCGCTGCAGGACCCTTTGCCTGGATTCACACCTCATCCTGATCACACCCCTTGGAGCAAGATGGGAGGAGAGCGGGGCTCCCAGGCCCCGGGCTGGCTCCTTCTCTCACCCACCAGCTTCTCTCGGCAGCTCTGGAGCCTCACTAGGGTCTGGGGAGGGGCACATCACACCAGAACTGGTCAGCAGGGCAGGACTCTGGTATTCCCCAAAGTGGCAGGAATAAGACTCCCCTGGCCACAGGGGTGGCAGATCGGGTACCGACAAGAAAACCTGCGAAGAGAGGCCAGGACATGCTGTTGGAGCCACTGGGCTACAGATCAGGGCTCCGTTTACAGGCTTCCAATGTGGGCAGGCACCAGCGGCCACCAGCCCCCAGTGACCACAAATACCCTCCAGCCTGGGTTAGTAACAGATGGAGAAAGCGGAGCCCCAAGAGAAGCGACTTGGGCAAGGCCATGTGGTACTTAAAATTCAAGGTTGTAACCCATCACCAGAGCTCCCCCCGGCCAGGGCTCCGCCTGCTCTGGTCTtcacctccctcctctcctcacgGCTGATGTTAGCAGGACTCAAGGTTGCCACTTGCAGACAGCCCACCTCAGGCTGGAAGCTCCACAGCCACCGCTCTAAGCCCTGGCCCCGAGAGCACTCGGAATGGCGACTGCACCTGGGCAAGAATGACCAGTGTCCACCTGTGACCCTCACGGGGCCACTGGCAGTTCATGGGGCAGGGACACCTACAATCCTACGGACCTGGGCAGGATCCTCAAGTGGGCCACGACAGGCCTGGCAAGTCAGGGTGGAGGATAGGGGTGAGAGTAGGGCGTTGGGGCATCCAGGGGTCAAGGGTTGAGAGTCAAGGGCCAAGGACCAGAAACCCTGGACAGGGCAGGAGAATTGAGGGCATGaggctggggttggggtggggctggggaaggggccagGGTCGGGGGAGCGCTGACCTGCCGAGGAGCACACACCACCCACAGTACGGGTCCCTGTGAGCCAGGCAAGATGCACAGTCCAGGTGCTGAGCACAGGAGGCCACAGGAACCTTGAGAAGCTACAGCAGCAAAGAGGACTTGAGGTCAACAATCCAAGCACCAGTGGCTCTCCACATATGGGCCCCCAGCTCCCCCGAGGCCCCTCCCCGCAGTCATGCCCTCCCTGGCTGGCGCGTGGCACTCACCGTGCTCTGGGTCATGACGTACAGGTGCTCGAAGGCCCCATCAAAGATGAGGTCTCTGCTCACCGCAGACCCCTGCTGGATGATCCGTGTGGAGTACGGGTGGCCATCACTCCCTGGGCCCAAGTAGACCTGAGATCAGAGACCACAAGATCTGAGGCCCAAGGCCCTCCCCTCTCGccccaataaaataatttacagaatTTCCTCCTAGAGAGTACAGGTCACACCACCCGTCCCCAGAAAGAGGAACACAGGTCATCTCTCCCAGCCAGGGCCAGGGACACATCACATATCTCACATCGCAGCCCCAGGGGTCTCAGGCGTAGCTCTGCCCAGCCTGGGTCCCCAGCAGCCTGTCGCCTCCAGATCCTGGGGCAGGGCCCAGTACCTCCTGTGGACTCACCTTATGCAGCTGCCCTTGACTGTCACCCAGGAAAGCAATGGTGTGTCCATCTTCCACAGTGATCGCCACGGCTGTTAGCTGAACCCCTGGCCACTCCAGAACTGGCGTGGCTTCCAGGGGGACACGGCTGGCCATGGGGCTGGGCGTGTGGTCTGAGCCACAAGGGTAAGCATCCAGGGTGTCCTGCAGGCAGCAAGAAGCACAAATAAGGCCCTCCCTGGATAACGTCCACTGGCCCCTCCTCCCTGGACAACCCCACCCCTTCTCACCATCTCTGCCAGCTCTTGGCTCTCCCACAGCTGCGTTCTTAGCCTTGCCTCAGTGGCTTACCTCCACAGTCTGCAGCGGCTCCGACCCCCTCTTTTGATCCCCACATGCCTGGGGCCCCACTTTCTCCCATCCCTGGCCTGGGAGCTGCTTCCCCCAGTTCATGTACTCAGCCTTCTCCTGGACCACTTTTCCAAAGCCTCTCCAGCTTGCATCCTCCTCTCCAGGTCTACTAACCTGGgtctcctcccacctctcacTGACTCAGTCCCCCTATATGTGGCTTCTACCCTTTTCATCCATCCTGAGACTAGAGCCAAACAAGTCTCAACCTCACCTGCCTCTCTCGCTCAAGAACCTAAAACAATAGATTCCATCCCCTCTACATTCTGGGTCCCTGCCCCATTCCCAAGAACCTCAAATGCCCTTTCAGTCCACCTACACAAATGCCATCCCTTCAGCGCCTGGTCCAAACCCACCCCTGCACAGCTGGCTCTCTGTCTCCCTGAATGCCACTCTTACCATAAGGTACCCATCCATCACCCAGACACAAAGGAATCACTTAACATCCATTGACCTGATCAGTAAATGCCTGGCCAGTGGCCTCAGAGACAGGGAAGGGCTGGGCGGTGCCAGGACTCACCACGGGCAGCTGAGCACAGTCGGAATTGACATCATACTCAATGTAGGCCACCTCCGCCCCATCCTCAGCGCGGCCCTCCCGAGTGTAGCAGGCATCACGTGTGCGATTAGCAAGGCGATCCACCTCATCCAGAGGGAAGGCACAGAGGGCAGAGGCTCCAGATGCCCCGGCAGCTGCCAACGGGGGCCGGCCCACAGTGGGGGGAGCGGCCGAGGAGAAGGCTGCAAAGAGCACCTCCCCCCGGGCCACCTCCGCGGACATGGCGACAGCCGCAGCCTGGATCAGCCCATAGCGGCTCCCCTGACAGGCCAGAGGCAACTCCACGTAGGAGTAGTAGTGCTGGTCCCGGAGGCACACACGGGACACATAGGCACGGAAAGCTCGAGACTGAGCTTGCAGGTCCCGCCGGAGAAACAGGAAGTAGGCACTGGCCCCGCGTGCAAAGGCGCTCACAAAGTGGTGGCTGTACTCGGAGAGGCGGCCCACAGCTAGCTTGGCCGTCTCCTCGTAAGAGAAGGCAGCCTGGGGGTCCAGCGGCCTTAAGGCGCGGGTAGTGATGGGAGGGAtgcctccccccacacccctgctGGTGTAGCCCCGCCCCACAAAGAGGAGGGGCTCCCCAGCCAAGCCCTGGGCCACCAGTCCCACCGTGGTGACGGCAGGGTCGTTGGCAGCCACATACTGGGTGTCCCCAGGTCGCTCTGGCCGCAGCAACAGCTGCCCGAGCTGCCCCAGGCGCCGCTGTTCACAGACCCCCTGGTGCACACTGCCACACACCACCAGGGCCCCAGGGCTCACCAGGAGCAGCTGGTTTGGGTTGTTGGTGGGCTGGGCCTGAGGGCACTCATCAGGTGCCACAGGTGGCAGACAGTCCCTGCTGTCTAGCACAGGGCCAGTGGACACAGTGGCCTCCAGCTGCAGTTCAGGGCTCAGCTGGAACAGGAAGTTGGTGGCTCCTAGGTAGAGGGTGCCTGAGGTGGGATCCCGCGCCAGGTGCTGCAGATGCGTACCATTGGGAGTGAAAGCAGTCggtggagggggctggagggtgaGGACCCACCCGGCCCAGAGTGCCTGGAGAAGAGCTGGGCCGAGGGCAGGCATGGTCACCTGGTAGGGAGAGAGGTTGAGCGGGGCTCATGTGGCCGCGTGAGCACCGTGGGACCACTGGTGAGGAGTAGGACTGTGATGCTGCCAAGACGCCCCTCCTAACTCAGGgaggggggagcagggaggaCCAGGCTTAGATGGCACTGTGGTTAGGATGACCCCAGGACCACACACTAGCAAGAGGTCAGGAGACATTTTCCTGGAAACTTCAACGCTGCCCATTCTCTGTAAGCACTACTCTCTCAGGAGACCTGCACCCCACACccctcaccctgccctgccctaTGTCATAACAGGGTCCAAGGGTAAGAGGCTAAAGGGGCAGAGACATGGGAAACATCCCATTCCCAGGGACGAGGGCCTGGAAGGGGCAGGAGGGCAAGGGATGGGAAGAAGGGACCCAGAACCCCAAAGAGAGAAAGGCACCCTCTGCATGGATGTCAGTTTCCTGGGCAGAAAAAGGGAGGGCAAGGTCTCATGGGCCACCTGCATGTTAGAGTAGGGTAAGAATTGGATGAAGGGCCTTTCAGGCTAGGAATCCAGAAGGGTAATAACCACAGAACCAAAGGGCCAGAGAGATGAGGGGGGTTAAGGCtgccagggagggcttccctggtggctcagtggtt encodes:
- the PLXNB1 gene encoding plexin-B1 isoform X11, with the protein product MASRVPLEATPVLEWPGVQLTAVAITVEDGHTIAFLGDSQGQLHKVYLGPGSDGHPYSTRIIQQGSAVSRDLIFDGAFEHLYVMTQSTLLKVPVASCAQHLDCASCLAHRDPYCGWCVLLGRCSRHSECSRGQGLERWLWSFQPEVGCLQVATLSPANISREERREVFLSVPDLPPLWPGESYSCHFGEYQSPALLTSSGVMCPSPDPSEAPELPREADHVSVSLELRFGTVVIAEASLSFYDCMAVTLLRPSAQCQACVRSLWGCNWCVWQHLCTHKALCDAGPMVVSRQSPPLSPAPPARDAPTSFPPTAPRATVALTPDALPVDTPSTATALDVPPGARPSLLSPRGPWAGPGPTPASASTGSPLHEAPPPPSPRQRPGTAVPAPTAFGPMATAEDLLASHPSPSDAAALPPALAEPGPEALPSAVPLDQPPSTAPATTFPGAAGSTKPALDWLMREGGELPEADEWTGGDTPAFSTSTLLSGDGDSAEHEGPPAPLILLSSLDYQYDTPGLWELVRPGPGRRPQGRGSGQMQPLGHLAILQGKDGGEGGVRCLTLAWPRGCAWERDEAAGGLHRLPGAWCLQEEMTLGAGSCPCVESVQGSSLMPVHVQREVRLLGRNLRLFQDSPGDHECVMELEGHEVVVEARVECELPPDTRCHVTCQQHQLSYEALQPELRVGLFLRRAGHLRVDSVDGLHVVLYDCSVGHEDCSRCQTAMPQYGCVWCKGKHPRCVAQEACGEAEAVVTQCPAPLIHSVEPLTGPVDGGTRVTIRGSNLGQHVQDVQDTVRVAGVPCAVDAQEYEVSSSLVCITGASGEEVAGAVMVEVPGRGRGVSEHDFAYQDPKVHSIFPARGPRAGGTNLTLHGSKLLTGRLEDIRVVVGDQPCHLLLEQQAEQLRCETSPHPTPATLPVAVWFGAAERRLHHSQFEYTSDPNVTSAGPAKSFLSGGREIWVRGQNLDVVQTPRIRVTVATRAPGPGQGLGWRHRVIPETACSPGASCGGLHFEEPCHVNSSQLITCRTPALPGLPEDPWVRVEFILENLVFDFATLNPTPFSYEADPTLQPLNPEDPTAPFRHKPGSVLSVEGENLDLAMSKEEVVAMIGDGPCMVKTLTRHHLYCEPPVEQPLPRHHALREVPDALPEFTVQMGNLRFSLGHVQYDGESPVAFPMAAQVGLGVGTSLLALGVIIIVLMYRRKSKQALRDYKKVQIQLENLESSVRDRCKKEFTGEAAKTPRSRALPKPAPITLGSAPKPGFFCSTDLMTEMTDLTSDLLGSGIPFLDYKVYAERVFFPGHQESPLHRDLGVPESRRPTVEQGLGQLSNLLNSKLFLIKFIHTLESQRTFSARDRAYVASLLTVALHGKLEYFTDILRTLLSDLVAQYVAKNPKLMLRRTETVVEKLLTNWMSICLYTFVRDSVGEPLYMLFRGIKHQVDKGPVDSVTGKAKYTLNDNRLLREDVEYRPLTLNALLAVGPGAGEAQGVPVKVLDCDTISQAKEKMLDQLYKGVPLAQRPDPRTLDVEWRSGVAGHLILSDEDVTSEVQGLWRRLNTLQHYKVPDGATVALVPCLTKHVLRESQDYVPGESLGTGTPMLEDVDEGGIRPWHLVKPSEEPEPPRPRRGSLRGGERERAKAIPEIYLTRLLSMKGTLQKFVDDLFQVILSTSRPVPLAVKYFFDLLDEQAQQHGISDQDTVHIWKTNSLPLRFWINIIKNPQFVFDVQTSDNMDAVFLVIAQTFMDACTLADHKLGRDSPINKLLYARDIPRYKRMVERYEGKGLHLGDNGWTDWWVFTAEAQGWAWWGEEGFVSPAAAGPMISGRYYADIRQTIPASDQEMNSILAELSRNYSGDLGVRVALHELYKYINKYYDQIITALEEDGTAQKMQLGYRLQQIAAAVENKVTDL
- the PLXNB1 gene encoding plexin-B1 isoform X9 codes for the protein MPALGPALLQALWAGWVLTLQPPPPTAFTPNGTHLQHLARDPTSGTLYLGATNFLFQLSPELQLEATVSTGPVLDSRDCLPPVAPDECPQAQPTNNPNQLLLVSPGALVVCGSVHQGVCEQRRLGQLGQLLLRPERPGDTQYVAANDPAVTTVGLVAQGLAGEPLLFVGRGYTSRGVGGGIPPITTRALRPLDPQAAFSYEETAKLAVGRLSEYSHHFVSAFARGASAYFLFLRRDLQAQSRAFRAYVSRVCLRDQHYYSYVELPLACQGSRYGLIQAAAVAMSAEVARGEVLFAAFSSAAPPTVGRPPLAAAGASGASALCAFPLDEVDRLANRTRDACYTREGRAEDGAEVAYIEYDVNSDCAQLPVDTLDAYPCGSDHTPSPMASRVPLEATPVLEWPGVQLTAVAITVEDGHTIAFLGDSQGQLHKVYLGPGSDGHPYSTRIIQQGSAVSRDLIFDGAFEHLYVMTQSTLLKVPVASCAQHLDCASCLAHRDPYCGWCVLLGRCSRHSECSRGQGLERWLWSFQPEVGCLQVATLSPANISREERREVFLSVPDLPPLWPGESYSCHFGEYQSPALLTSSGVMCPSPDPSEAPELPREADHVSVSLELRFGTVVIAEASLSFYDCMAVTLLRPSAQCQACVRSLWGCNWCVWQHLCTHKALCDAGPMVVSRQSPPLSPAPPARDAPTSFPPTAPRATVALTPDALPVDTPSTATALDVPPGARPSLLSPRGPWAGPGPTPASASTGSPLHEAPPPPSPRQRPGTAVPAPTAFGPMATAEDLLASHPSPSDAAALPPALAEPGPEALPSAVPLDQPPSTAPATTFPGAAGSTKPALDWLMREGGELPEADEWTGGDTPAFSTSTLLSGDGDSAEHEGPPAPLILLSSLDYQYDTPGLWELEEMTLGAGSCPCVESVQGSSLMPVHVQREVRLLGRNLRLFQDSPGDHECVMELEGHEVVVEARVECELPPDTRCHVTCQQHQLSYEALQPELRVGLFLRRAGHLRVDSVDGLHVVLYDCSVGHEDCSRCQTAMPQYGCVWCKGKHPRCVAQEACGEAEAVVTQCPAPLIHSVEPLTGPVDGGTRVTIRGSNLGQHVQDVQDTVRVAGVPCAVDAQEYEVSSSLVCITGASGEEVAGAVMVEVPGRGRGVSEHDFAYQDPKVHSIFPARGPRAGGTNLTLHGSKLLTGRLEDIRVVVGDQPCHLLLEQQAEQLRCETSPHPTPATLPVAVWFGAAERRLHHSQFEYTSDPNVTSAGPAKSFLSGGREIWVRGQNLDVVQTPRIRVTVATRAPGPGQGLGWRHRVIPETACSPGASCGGLHFEEPCHVNSSQLITCRTPALPGLPEDPWVRVEFILENLVFDFATLNPTPFSYEADPTLQPLNPEDPTAPFRHKPGSVLSVEGENLDLAMSKEEVVAMIGDGPCMVKTLTRHHLYCEPPVEQPLPRHHALREVPDALPEFTVQMGNLRFSLGHVQYDGESPVAFPMAAQVGLGVGTSLLALGVIIIVLMYRRKSKQALRDYKKVQIQLENLESSVRDRCKKEFTDLMTEMTDLTSDLLGSGIPFLDYKVYAERVFFPGHQESPLHRDLGVPESRRPTVEQGLGQLSNLLNSKLFLIKFIHTLESQRTFSARDRAYVASLLTVALHGKLEYFTDILRTLLSDLVAQYVAKNPKLMLRRTETVVEKLLTNWMSICLYTFVRDSVGEPLYMLFRGIKHQVDKGPVDSVTGKAKYTLNDNRLLREDVEYRPLTLNALLAVGPGAGEAQGVPVKVLDCDTISQAKEKMLDQLYKGVPLAQRPDPRTLDVEWRSGVAGHLILSDEDVTSEVQGLWRRLNTLQHYKVPDGATVALVPCLTKHVLRESQDYVPGERTPMLEDVDEGGIRPWHLVKPSEEPEPPRPRRGSLRGGERERAKAIPEIYLTRLLSMKGTLQKFVDDLFQVILSTSRPVPLAVKYFFDLLDEQAQQHGISDQDTVHIWKTNSLPLRFWINIIKNPQFVFDVQTSDNMDAVFLVIAQTFMDACTLADHKLGRDSPINKLLYARDIPRYKRMVERYYADIRQTIPASDQEMNSILAELSRNYSGDLGVRVALHELYKYINKYYDQIITALEEDGTAQKMQLGYRLQQIAAAVENKVTDL